A stretch of the Halomonas sp. BDJS001 genome encodes the following:
- the tyrS gene encoding tyrosine--tRNA ligase, translating into MSEVDQALALLSRGTHEILVEDELKKKLASGRKLRIKAGFDPTAPDLHLGHSVLLTKMRQFQDLGHTVIFLIGDFTGRIGDPTGKNVTRKPLTEEDVKANAETYKEQVFKILDPEKTEVRFNAEWFGELSAAKMIELAAQSTVARMLERDDFEKRYKANQSIAIHEFLYPLVQGYDSVALEADVELGGTDQKFNLLMGREIQKHFGQEPQVVITMPLLEGLDGVQKMSKSLGNYIGVDEAPGSMFNKLVSMPDSLMWRYFELLSLKSNEEIEALKQSVEQGANPRDIKMELARELIARYHGDEAAANAHKSAGNQLADGELPEDLPEVTVDFEGSEQAPIAAVLNRAELANNSAQAKDMLGNGRVKVDGDVVAKDTMLATGKSYVIQAGKKRYARVTLI; encoded by the coding sequence ATGAGTGAGGTGGATCAGGCTTTAGCGCTGCTGTCGCGGGGTACGCATGAAATCCTGGTAGAGGATGAGTTAAAAAAGAAGCTGGCTTCAGGCCGCAAACTGCGTATCAAAGCGGGTTTTGATCCCACGGCCCCTGACTTGCACCTGGGGCACAGCGTGTTGCTGACCAAAATGCGCCAGTTTCAGGATTTGGGGCACACGGTTATCTTTTTGATCGGTGACTTTACCGGGCGTATTGGTGACCCCACCGGCAAAAACGTGACGCGCAAACCGCTCACCGAAGAGGACGTGAAAGCTAACGCCGAAACCTATAAAGAGCAGGTGTTTAAAATTCTCGACCCAGAGAAAACCGAGGTGCGCTTTAACGCCGAATGGTTTGGCGAGCTCTCCGCTGCCAAAATGATTGAGCTGGCTGCCCAAAGCACCGTCGCTCGTATGCTGGAGCGGGATGACTTTGAAAAGCGCTATAAAGCCAATCAATCCATTGCGATCCACGAATTTCTCTACCCACTGGTACAAGGCTATGACTCGGTAGCCCTTGAAGCGGATGTGGAGCTTGGCGGCACCGACCAGAAGTTCAACCTGCTGATGGGGCGGGAGATTCAAAAGCACTTCGGCCAGGAGCCCCAGGTGGTCATCACCATGCCGCTGTTGGAAGGGCTGGACGGCGTGCAGAAGATGTCGAAGTCGCTAGGCAACTACATTGGTGTCGATGAAGCACCGGGTTCCATGTTCAACAAGCTGGTATCCATGCCGGATAGCTTAATGTGGCGCTACTTTGAGCTGCTCTCTTTGAAATCGAATGAAGAGATTGAGGCGCTCAAGCAGAGCGTTGAGCAGGGCGCGAACCCGCGGGATATCAAAATGGAGCTGGCGCGTGAGCTGATTGCCCGTTACCACGGGGACGAAGCGGCCGCCAATGCGCATAAGTCGGCGGGTAATCAGTTGGCCGATGGCGAGCTGCCGGAAGACCTGCCCGAAGTCACGGTTGATTTTGAGGGCAGTGAGCAAGCACCGATTGCAGCAGTGCTCAATCGAGCAGAGCTCGCGAACAACAGCGCCCAAGCCAAAGACATGTTGGGTAATGGCCGGGTCAAAGTCGATGGCGACGTCGTTGCCAAAGACACCATGCTGGCGACAGGTAAGAGCTATGTTATCCAAGCGGGTAAGAAACGTTACGCCCGTGTGACGCTTATTTGA